AGCCGGGAGGCACTGCGGTCGCCAACCGCGTGCAGGCCTTCGCCGCGTTCGTGGACTGGCGGCGGGCGCTGCTGGACGAGGGCGTGCTGCCCGCGCTCTACCTGCGCATCAACGAGGCGAAGGCCGGGTTCTTCTCGACCACCCTGACCGTCCGGGACTCGTCGGCCCTCGGCACGGGCGACCACCTGGCCAAGCACGTGCCCACCCCCGCCAGCGCCCGGCTGAAGGCGCTGGTCGCGGCCTCGGGCGGCGGCAGCTTCGCGGTGGCCGGGCCGCGCGGCGCGGGCAAGACGAACCTGCTGCGGGCGTTCTGCGGCGGCCGGTACCGCGTCGACGGGGAGGCGCAGGACCTGGCCGTGCTGGTCGCCGCGCCCGTCGAGTACAAGCCGCACGAGTTCGTCGTGCACCTGTTCGCCGAGGTGTGTGAAGCCGTCATCGCCCGGTTCACGAAGGACGAGGCGCGTGACGGGCCGAGCCCGGTGGTGGTGACCGCGCGCCTCGCCCTCCAGCGGCTGGACTACGTGCGTTCGGTGAACAACGAGGTCAGCGGCAAGGGCGGGTTCCGCGGGTTCGAGCTGGCGGGCAAGCGGGCGGTGACCCTGGCCGGGCGGGCGTGGACGTACCCCGAGGTCGTGAAGCAGTTCCGGCAGTTCCTCGCGGTGGTGGTCAAGGAGGTCGCTCCGGGCCGGGTCGTGATCGGCATCGACGAGCTGGACCGCATCGGCGAGGGCGAGCCCGCGCGGCGGTTCCTCAACGAGATCAAGGCCGTGTTCGACGTCCCCGGCTGCCACTACCTGGTGTCCGTGTCGACCGAGGCCCAGCACGACTTCGAGCTGTCCGGGCTGGGGCTGCGCAGCGTCTTCGACAGTTCCTTCGACGAGGTCGTGCGCGTGGACTTCCTGGACCACGAGTACGCGCGCCGGTTGCTGCGCCGGTACGTCCTGGGCCTGTCCGAGCAGTTCCACGCCCTGGCGTACGCGTTCTCGGGCGGCTTGGCGCGGCAGCTCGTCCGCGTCGCCCGCGCGATCGCCGACCTCGGCGCGGGCCGGTCCCTGTCCGACGTGGCGCACGCGCTGGCCCACGCCGAACTGGTCCGCGCCTGCCAGGCCACCGCCGACGCCCTGGCCGCCGTGGACGACCGCGACGGCGTCAGCAGGCTGCTGCGGCTGCTGGACGAGCGGCCGGCGGCGTTCACCGTCGGCTACGGCGACCGCGTCCTGGACGCCTACGACGGCGAGTCCGGTCCCGTCGGGCAGCTCCGCGACGCCCTCGGCGCGCGCATCCGGTTCCTCGAGACGGTCGTCGCGGTGTTCACCGACGCCTTGGACGCCGACCGCATGGCCGACATCGACTTCGACCACCTCGCCCGCGCCCGCCGGTACGTCGGCAGCAACCCACGCGCGGCGCTGGGCCTCCTGGAGGACCTGCGCCGCACGTGGGCCCTGTGACTAGCCGCGCGACGGAGTCGCGCCGTTGGACACAGCGTGGGCGTCGAGGACGTGCGCAACGCCCTCGGTGATCCGGGCCGCGTGCCCCAGGTTCAGCCACTCGTCGGGCACGTGGCAGTTGCTGTCCGGCCCGACCGCGCCCGTGACCAGGAACTGCGCCTGCGGGTACGCCTCGTGCAGCAACCCCATGAACGGGATCGAGCCGCCCAGCGCCACCGTCCGCCACGGCGCGCCGAAGACCTCCTTGCCGACCACGTCGAGCGTGTCGCGCAGCCACGGGGCCAGCTCCGGCGCGTTCCAGCCGTCGGCGTGCTCGACCCGGGACAGCTCCACCGTCGCCCCGTACGGCACGTCCGTGGTCAGCTTCTCCACCACCGCGTCCAGCGCCGCCTTCGAGTCGGCGGTCGGGGGCAGCCGGAAGCTCAGCACCAGCGTGGTGAACGGCCGCAGCACGTTGCCCGCGTCGTCGGGGGCGGGCAGGCCGTCCGCGCCGGTCACCGACAGGGTGGGCCGCCAGCCGGCGTTGAGGGCCAGTTCCACCTCGTCGTCGGCCATCGGCCGGGTGGACCCCGCCCACGGCACCGACCCGGCCAGCACACCCGGCGCGGCGGCGACGGCGTCGCGGACCTCGGCGACCCGGTTCTCCGGCACGTCCACGTGCATCTCGCGGACCAGCACCTCACCGGTCGCGGAGTCCTCCAGCCGGTCCAGGAGCTGCCGGGCGACCCGGAACGAGCTGGGCACGATCCCGCTGGCCATGCCCGAGTGCAGGCCGCTCTCCAGCACCCGCACGGTGAGCGTGACCTGGGTCAGGCCGCGCAGGGACGTGGTCAGCCACATCCGGTCGTAGTCGTTGCCGCCCGAGTCCAGGCACACCACCAGCGACACCTCGCCCAGCCGGGGCTTGAGGTGCTCCAGGTAGGCGGGCAGGTCGGGGCTGCCGGACTCCTCACCGGTCTCCAGCAGCACGACGCACCGGGCGTGCCTGCCACCCGCCGCCCGCACGGCCTCGATCGCCGCCACGGCCGCGTAGCCGGAGTAGCCGTCGTCGGCCGCGCCGCGCCCGTACAGGCGACCGTCGCGCACGACCGGCGTCCAGGGGCCCAGGCCCTCGGACCAGTTCGCCACCGGCGGTTGCTTGTCGAGGTGGCCGTACATCAGCACGGTGTCCTCGGTGTCGGCGGTCGCCGGCACGTCCACCAGCAACAACGGCGTCCGACCGGGCAGTTCCACCACCTCGACGGTCGCCCCCAGGTCACGGGAGGCCAGCCACCCGCGCACGTGCTCGATGGCGGCGGCCAGGTGGCCGTGCTCCTCCCACGCGGGGTCGAAGGCCGGCGAGATCGCGGGCACGGCGACGAGTTCGGACAGGCTGGGGAGGATGTCGTCGTCCCACAGCCCTCGGACGGTACGGGTCAGCACAGAACGGTCCACGGGACCGATCCAATCACGGGTTGATGCGTTCACCAGTCGGGCAACCCGTGAAGACCCGACGTTCGGAAGTCCACTCGAATCCGGACCGATGAACCCTGATGAGACGCCGACCGGCCGTGTCCGGCGGCGCACGGACGGTGGTTAACGATCGGTAACCGGGACACGGGTGTTCGTTCACCGAACGTCTCGCTCGGACTGCCGAAGATTGGCCTTCCTACCGTTCTCCCTGTTCAGGAGGGTGCGTCGACTGTTACAAAGTGGGACGGGGCTCACCAAGTCGAGTGAGCGCATGTCAGGATGTGGAAGAGAACACCGTCAGCGCCGACGGTTGTCCGACCACCCCCACCCGGGGCGGCGGCGACTGGCGGTGCCGCCGCGCATGGTCGTCACGAGCGACTTGGCGGCCTCGTAGACGAGGAGTAAGGCGCAATGTCGTCCCCTGAGAAATGGACGCACCCCGGGCCGGACAGCCCACCGGCGACCGCCGCCAAACCGACCGCGGAACAGGTGATCGCAGGCTTGCGAGCGACAGACGAGGGCGGCGCCGACCTGGTGCAGCTGCTCACCCCCGAGGGCGAGCGCGTGCAGCACCCGGACTTCGACATCGACATCACGGCCGAGGAGCTGCGCGGGCTGTACCGCGACATGGTCCTGGTGCGCCGGGTCGACCGCGAGGCGAACGCGCTGCAGCGCAAGGGCCAGCTCGGCATCTGGGTGCCGCTGCTGGGCCAGGAGGCCGCGCAGATCGGCGCGGGCCGGGCCATGCGGCCCGACGACATGGCGTTCCCCAGCTACCGCGAGCACGGCATCGCGTGGTGCCGGGGCATCAAGCCGACCGACCTGCTGGGCATCTTCCGCGGCACCGACAACGGCACGTGGGACCCGGTCAAGCACCGGTTCCACCCGTACACGATCGTCATCGGCAACCAGGTGCTCAACGCCGCCGGGTACGCGATGGGCCAGAAGTTCGACGGCAAGGTCGGCGACGACGACGGCGAAGCCACCATGGTCTTCTTCGGCGACGGCGCGACCAGCCAGGGTGACGTCCACGAGGGCTTCGTCTGGGCCGCGGTGTACGACGCGCCGCTGGTGTTCTTCTGCCAGAACAACCAGTGGGCCATCTCCGAGCCCACCGAGCGCCAGTCCCGCCTGCCGCTGTACCAGCGGGCGCGCGGCTACGGCTTCCCCGGCATCCGCGTGGACGGCAACGACGTCCTGGCCACCCTCGCGGTGACCAAGTGGGCGCTGGACGAGTGCCGCCACGGCAACGGCCCGATCCTGATCGAGGCCTTCACCTACCGCATGGACGCGCACACCACGTCCGACGACCCGTCCCGCTACCGGCTCTCCGACGAGCTGGAGCTGTGGAAGCTCAAGGACCCGATCGAGCGGGTCAAGGTCCACCTGGTCAAGCAGCAGTGGGCCGACCAGGAGTTCTTCGACTCCGTCGAGGCCGAGGCCGAGCAGATCGCGGTCGAGCTGCGCGACTACTGCGTCAACCTGCCCGACCCGCCCGCCGAGCGGATCTTCAGCGAGGTCTACGCCGAGGGCAACCCCGTCCTGGAGGCGCAGCGCGACGAGTTCCTGGCCTACCACGCCGGTTTCGCGGGAGGTGAGCACTGATGGCTGCTCCGACGATGGACCGACCCACTTCGGCGGCTCCCGCCGCTGTGCAGACCATGACGATCGCCAAGGGCATCAACAACGGCCTGCGCGCGGCGATGGAAGCCGACCCCAAGGTCATCATCATGGGTGAGGACGTCGGCAAGCTCGGCGGCGTCTTCCGCATCACCGATGGCCTCCAGAAGGACTTCGGCGAGCAGCGCGTGCTGGACACCCCGCTCGCGGAGTCCGGCATCATCGGCACCGCCGTCGGCCTCGCGATCCGCGGCTACCGCCCGGTGTGCGAGATCCAGTTCGAGGGCTTCATCTTCCCCGGCTTCGACCAGATCGTGTCGCAGGTCGCCAAGCTGCACTTCCGCACCCAGGGCCGGCTCAAGCTGCCCATGGTGATCCGGGTGCCCTTCGGTGGCGGCATCGGCGCGGTCGAGCACCACTCGGAGTCCCCCGAGTCGTATTTCGCGCACACCGCGGGCCTCAAGGTCGTGTCGTGCTCCAACCCGGCCGACGCCTACTGGATGATCCAGCAGGCCATCGCGTCCGACGACCCGATCCTGTTCTTCGAGCCCAAGCGCCGGTACTACGAGAAGGGCGAGGTCGACACGACCGCCGCCCCCGGTCCGCTGTTCGCCTCGCGCGTCCTGCGCACCGGCACCGACGCGACGCTCGTCGCCTACGGCCCGATGGTCCGCACCGCCCTCGACGCCGCCTCGGCGGCCGAGGAGGAGGGGCGGTCGCTGGAGGTCATCGACCTGCGCACGCTGTCCCCGCTGGACCTGGCCCCGGTCTACGAGTCGGTGCGGCGCACCGGCCGGCTGGTCGTGGTGTCCGAGGCGCCCAGCGAGTCGTCCATCACCAGCGAGATCGCGGCCAAGGTGCAGCAGGAGTGCTTCTACTCCCTGCAGGCGCCGGTGCTGCGGGTGACCGGGTTCGACACGCCGTACCCGCCGTCGAAGCTCGAGGAGGAGTTCCTCCCCGACCTCGACCGGGTGCTGCACGCCGTCGACCGCTCACTGGCCTGGTAAGGGGACACTTGGGATGCCGCAGTTCAAGCAATTCCCCCTGCCGGACACGGCGGAGGGGCTGACCGAGGCCGAGATCCTGACCTGGCACGTCCGGCCGGGCGACACGGTCAAGGTCAACGACATCATCGTGGAGATCGAGACCGCCAAGGCGGCGGTCGAGCTGCCGTGCCCGTGGGACGGCGTGGTGACCGAGCTGCTCGCCGAGGTGGGGCAGACGGTGGAGGTCGGCGTGCCGATCATCACCATCGACGTCGACCCGTCCGGCACGGCGGCCCCCGCCCCCGCTCCGGCTCCGGCCACCAACGGCACGGCACCGGACGCGACCGAGGGCCGGGTGGCCAACCTGGTCGGCTACGGCCCGAAGTCCGGCCCGGCCAAGCGCCGAGCCCGCACCGGCACCCCGCCGACCGCACCCACGCCGGCCGCCGCTCCGGCCGCCCAGGCCCCGGCTGCTCCGGCCGCCGCGCCGGCTCCGGCCCGGCCGGTTCCGCCCGCCGCCCCGGCCGCGGCGACCGCTCCCGCCGCCCAGGCTCCGGTGGCGCTCGCCGGCGGCACCCGCTCGCCCGGCGGGTACGTCCCCCTCGCCAAGCCCCCGGTCCGCAAGCTGGCCAAGGACCTGGGCGTGGACCTGTACGCGCTGACCGGCAGCGGTCCGGGCGGGGTCATCACCCGCGAGGACGTCGAACAGGCCATCGCCGCCCCGGCACCGACCAGTGCCACCCCGGTCGACACCGGTTCGCGGGAGCGGCGCGTCCCCATCAAGGGCGTCCGCAAGGCCACCGCGCAGGCGATGGTGGACAGCGCGTTCACCGCGCCGCACGTCA
This DNA window, taken from Saccharothrix variisporea, encodes the following:
- a CDS encoding alpha-ketoacid dehydrogenase subunit beta, with the protein product MAAPTMDRPTSAAPAAVQTMTIAKGINNGLRAAMEADPKVIIMGEDVGKLGGVFRITDGLQKDFGEQRVLDTPLAESGIIGTAVGLAIRGYRPVCEIQFEGFIFPGFDQIVSQVAKLHFRTQGRLKLPMVIRVPFGGGIGAVEHHSESPESYFAHTAGLKVVSCSNPADAYWMIQQAIASDDPILFFEPKRRYYEKGEVDTTAAPGPLFASRVLRTGTDATLVAYGPMVRTALDAASAAEEEGRSLEVIDLRTLSPLDLAPVYESVRRTGRLVVVSEAPSESSITSEIAAKVQQECFYSLQAPVLRVTGFDTPYPPSKLEEEFLPDLDRVLHAVDRSLAW
- a CDS encoding M20/M25/M40 family metallo-hydrolase, whose product is MDRSVLTRTVRGLWDDDILPSLSELVAVPAISPAFDPAWEEHGHLAAAIEHVRGWLASRDLGATVEVVELPGRTPLLLVDVPATADTEDTVLMYGHLDKQPPVANWSEGLGPWTPVVRDGRLYGRGAADDGYSGYAAVAAIEAVRAAGGRHARCVVLLETGEESGSPDLPAYLEHLKPRLGEVSLVVCLDSGGNDYDRMWLTTSLRGLTQVTLTVRVLESGLHSGMASGIVPSSFRVARQLLDRLEDSATGEVLVREMHVDVPENRVAEVRDAVAAAPGVLAGSVPWAGSTRPMADDEVELALNAGWRPTLSVTGADGLPAPDDAGNVLRPFTTLVLSFRLPPTADSKAALDAVVEKLTTDVPYGATVELSRVEHADGWNAPELAPWLRDTLDVVGKEVFGAPWRTVALGGSIPFMGLLHEAYPQAQFLVTGAVGPDSNCHVPDEWLNLGHAARITEGVAHVLDAHAVSNGATPSRG
- the pdhA gene encoding pyruvate dehydrogenase (acetyl-transferring) E1 component subunit alpha, which gives rise to MSSPEKWTHPGPDSPPATAAKPTAEQVIAGLRATDEGGADLVQLLTPEGERVQHPDFDIDITAEELRGLYRDMVLVRRVDREANALQRKGQLGIWVPLLGQEAAQIGAGRAMRPDDMAFPSYREHGIAWCRGIKPTDLLGIFRGTDNGTWDPVKHRFHPYTIVIGNQVLNAAGYAMGQKFDGKVGDDDGEATMVFFGDGATSQGDVHEGFVWAAVYDAPLVFFCQNNQWAISEPTERQSRLPLYQRARGYGFPGIRVDGNDVLATLAVTKWALDECRHGNGPILIEAFTYRMDAHTTSDDPSRYRLSDELELWKLKDPIERVKVHLVKQQWADQEFFDSVEAEAEQIAVELRDYCVNLPDPPAERIFSEVYAEGNPVLEAQRDEFLAYHAGFAGGEH
- a CDS encoding dihydrolipoamide acetyltransferase family protein, with amino-acid sequence MPQFKQFPLPDTAEGLTEAEILTWHVRPGDTVKVNDIIVEIETAKAAVELPCPWDGVVTELLAEVGQTVEVGVPIITIDVDPSGTAAPAPAPAPATNGTAPDATEGRVANLVGYGPKSGPAKRRARTGTPPTAPTPAAAPAAQAPAAPAAAPAPARPVPPAAPAAATAPAAQAPVALAGGTRSPGGYVPLAKPPVRKLAKDLGVDLYALTGSGPGGVITREDVEQAIAAPAPTSATPVDTGSRERRVPIKGVRKATAQAMVDSAFTAPHVTEFLTVDVTPMMELRARLKDTPEFRGVKLTPLAFCAKAVVLATRRTPDVNATWDAAANEIVYKDYVHLGIAAATPRGLVVPKVRDADRMSLRELAVALDELATTARDGKTAPADMLGGTITITNVGVFGVDTGTPIINPGESAILAFGAIRDMPWVVDGQVVPRKVCQLALSFDHRVVDGQQGSQFLADVGRLLSDPGVALTY